From Ailuropoda melanoleuca isolate Jingjing chromosome 8, ASM200744v2, whole genome shotgun sequence, a single genomic window includes:
- the SNAPIN gene encoding SNARE-associated protein Snapin isoform X2, translating into MAAAGSAAVSGAGTPVAGPAGRDLFAEGLLEFLRPAVQQLDSHVHAVRESQVELREQIDNLATELCRINEDQKVALDLDPYVKKLLNARRRVVLVNNILQNAQERLRRLNHSVAKETARRRAMLDSGVYPPGSPSK; encoded by the exons ATGGCGGCGGCTGGTTCCGCCGCTGTGTCCGGGGCAGGGACGCCAGTGGCGGGTCCCGCAGGCCGCGACCTCTTCGCCGAGGGGCTTCTCGAGTTCCTGCGACCCGCTGTGCAGCAGCTGGACTCTCACGTCCACGCCGTCAG AGAGAGCCAGGTAGAGCTACGAGAACAAATTGACAACCTAGCTACTG AACTATGCCGAATCAATGAGGATCAGAAAGTGGCCCTGGACCTGGACCCCTACGTGAAGAAGCTACTTAATGCCCGGCGGCGGGTTGTCTTGGTCAACAACATTCTACAGAATGCGCAG GAACGGCTGAGGCGACTAAACCACAGCGTGGCCAAGGAAACAGCCCGCAGGAGGGCAATGCTCGATTCCGGAGTTTACCCTCCTGGTTCCCCCAGCAAGTAA
- the CHTOP gene encoding chromatin target of PRMT1 protein isoform X2 — protein MAAQSAPKVVLKSTTKMSLNERFTNMLKNKQPMPVNIRASMQQQQQLASARNRRLAQQMENRPSVQAALKLKQSLKQRLGKSNIQARLGRPIGTLARGAIGGRGLPIIQRGLPRGGLRGGRATRTLLRGGMSLRGQNLLRGGRAVAPRMGLRRGGVRGRGGPGRGGLGRGAMGRGGIGGRGRGMIGRGRGGFGGRGRGRGRGRGALTRPVLTKEQLDNQLDAYMSKTKGHLDAELDAYMAQTDPETND, from the exons ATGGCTGCACAGTCAGCGCCGAAAGTTGTGCTAAAAAGCACCACCAAGATGTCTCTAAATGAGCG CTTTACTAATATGCTGAAGAACAAACAGCCGATGCCGGTGAACATTCGGGCTTCGatgcagcaacagcagcagctaGCCAGTGCCAGAAACAGAAGACTGGCCCAGCAGATGGAGAATAGACCCTCTGTCCAGGCAGCATTAAAACTTAAGCAG AGCTTAAAGCAGCGCCTGGGTAAAAGTAACATCCAGGCACGGTTAGGCCGACCCATAGGGACCCTGGCCAGGGGAGCAATCGGAGGACGAGGCCTGCCCATAATCCAGAGAGGCTTACCCCGAGGAGGACTACGTGGGGGACGTGCCACCAGAACCCTGCTTAGGGGCGGGATGTCGCTCCGAG GTCAAAACCTGCTCCGAGGTGGACGAGCCGTAGCTCCCCGAATGGGCTTAAGAAGAGGTGGTGTTCGAGGTCGTGGAGGTCCTGGGAGAGGGGGCCTAGGGCGTGGAGCTATGGGTCGTGGCGGAATCGGTGGTAGAG GTCGGGGTATGATAGGTCGGGGAAGAGGGGGCTTTGGAGGTCGAGGCCGAGGCCGTGGCCGAGGGAGAGGTGCCCTCACTCGCCCTGTACTGACCAAGGAGCAGCTGGACAACCAGTTGGATGCATACATGTCGAAAACAAAAGGACACCTGGATGCCGAGTTGGATGCCTACATGGCACAAACAGATCCAGAAACCAATGATTGA
- the CHTOP gene encoding chromatin target of PRMT1 protein isoform X4: MAAQSAPKVVLKSTTKMSLNERFTNMLKNKQPMPVNIRASMQQQQQLASARNRRLAQQMENRPSVQAALKLKQSLKQRLGKSNIQARLGRPIGTLARGAIGGRGLPIIQRGLPRGGLRGGRATRTLLRGGMSLRGRGMIGRGRGGFGGRGRGRGRGRGALTRPVLTKEQLDNQLDAYMSKTKGHLDAELDAYMAQTDPETND; encoded by the exons ATGGCTGCACAGTCAGCGCCGAAAGTTGTGCTAAAAAGCACCACCAAGATGTCTCTAAATGAGCG CTTTACTAATATGCTGAAGAACAAACAGCCGATGCCGGTGAACATTCGGGCTTCGatgcagcaacagcagcagctaGCCAGTGCCAGAAACAGAAGACTGGCCCAGCAGATGGAGAATAGACCCTCTGTCCAGGCAGCATTAAAACTTAAGCAG AGCTTAAAGCAGCGCCTGGGTAAAAGTAACATCCAGGCACGGTTAGGCCGACCCATAGGGACCCTGGCCAGGGGAGCAATCGGAGGACGAGGCCTGCCCATAATCCAGAGAGGCTTACCCCGAGGAGGACTACGTGGGGGACGTGCCACCAGAACCCTGCTTAGGGGCGGGATGTCGCTCCGAG GTCGGGGTATGATAGGTCGGGGAAGAGGGGGCTTTGGAGGTCGAGGCCGAGGCCGTGGCCGAGGGAGAGGTGCCCTCACTCGCCCTGTACTGACCAAGGAGCAGCTGGACAACCAGTTGGATGCATACATGTCGAAAACAAAAGGACACCTGGATGCCGAGTTGGATGCCTACATGGCACAAACAGATCCAGAAACCAATGATTGA
- the S100A1 gene encoding protein S100-A1 codes for MGSELETAMETLINVFHAHSGKEGDKYKLSKKELKELLQTELSGFLDAQKDADAVDKVMKELDENGDGEVDFQEYVVLVAALTVACNNFFWENS; via the exons ATGGGCTCTGAGCTGGAGACAGCGATGGAGACTCTCATCAATGTGTTCCATGCCCACTCGGGCAAGGAGGGAGACAAGTACAAGCTGAGCAAGAAGGAGCTAAAAGAGCTGCTGCAGACTGAGCTCTCCGGCTTCCTGGAC GCCCAGAAGGATGCAGATGCTGTGGACAAGGTGATGAAAGAGCTAGACGAGAATGGAGATGGGGAAGTGGACTTCCAGGAGTATGTGGTGCTGGTGGCTGCCCTCACAGTGGCCTGTAACAACTTTTTCTGGGAGAACAGTTGA
- the CHTOP gene encoding chromatin target of PRMT1 protein isoform X1, whose amino-acid sequence MAAQSAPKVVLKSTTKMSLNERFTNMLKNKQPMPVNIRASMQQQQQLASARNRRLAQQMENRPSVQAALKLKQKSLKQRLGKSNIQARLGRPIGTLARGAIGGRGLPIIQRGLPRGGLRGGRATRTLLRGGMSLRGQNLLRGGRAVAPRMGLRRGGVRGRGGPGRGGLGRGAMGRGGIGGRGRGMIGRGRGGFGGRGRGRGRGRGALTRPVLTKEQLDNQLDAYMSKTKGHLDAELDAYMAQTDPETND is encoded by the exons ATGGCTGCACAGTCAGCGCCGAAAGTTGTGCTAAAAAGCACCACCAAGATGTCTCTAAATGAGCG CTTTACTAATATGCTGAAGAACAAACAGCCGATGCCGGTGAACATTCGGGCTTCGatgcagcaacagcagcagctaGCCAGTGCCAGAAACAGAAGACTGGCCCAGCAGATGGAGAATAGACCCTCTGTCCAGGCAGCATTAAAACTTAAGCAG AAGAGCTTAAAGCAGCGCCTGGGTAAAAGTAACATCCAGGCACGGTTAGGCCGACCCATAGGGACCCTGGCCAGGGGAGCAATCGGAGGACGAGGCCTGCCCATAATCCAGAGAGGCTTACCCCGAGGAGGACTACGTGGGGGACGTGCCACCAGAACCCTGCTTAGGGGCGGGATGTCGCTCCGAG GTCAAAACCTGCTCCGAGGTGGACGAGCCGTAGCTCCCCGAATGGGCTTAAGAAGAGGTGGTGTTCGAGGTCGTGGAGGTCCTGGGAGAGGGGGCCTAGGGCGTGGAGCTATGGGTCGTGGCGGAATCGGTGGTAGAG GTCGGGGTATGATAGGTCGGGGAAGAGGGGGCTTTGGAGGTCGAGGCCGAGGCCGTGGCCGAGGGAGAGGTGCCCTCACTCGCCCTGTACTGACCAAGGAGCAGCTGGACAACCAGTTGGATGCATACATGTCGAAAACAAAAGGACACCTGGATGCCGAGTTGGATGCCTACATGGCACAAACAGATCCAGAAACCAATGATTGA
- the SNAPIN gene encoding SNARE-associated protein Snapin isoform X1 has product MAAAGSAAVSGAGTPVAGPAGRDLFAEGLLEFLRPAVQQLDSHVHAVRSERGEAGPLLGGDGTCAGRGEACAGRGGRPGGESQVELREQIDNLATELCRINEDQKVALDLDPYVKKLLNARRRVVLVNNILQNAQERLRRLNHSVAKETARRRAMLDSGVYPPGSPSK; this is encoded by the exons ATGGCGGCGGCTGGTTCCGCCGCTGTGTCCGGGGCAGGGACGCCAGTGGCGGGTCCCGCAGGCCGCGACCTCTTCGCCGAGGGGCTTCTCGAGTTCCTGCGACCCGCTGTGCAGCAGCTGGACTCTCACGTCCACGCCGTCAGGTCCGAGAGGGGCGAGGCGGGGCCGCTCCTCGGGGGAGACGGGACCTGTGCCGGAAGGGGCGAGGCCTGTGCCGGAAGGGGCGGCCGGCCGGGCGG AGAGAGCCAGGTAGAGCTACGAGAACAAATTGACAACCTAGCTACTG AACTATGCCGAATCAATGAGGATCAGAAAGTGGCCCTGGACCTGGACCCCTACGTGAAGAAGCTACTTAATGCCCGGCGGCGGGTTGTCTTGGTCAACAACATTCTACAGAATGCGCAG GAACGGCTGAGGCGACTAAACCACAGCGTGGCCAAGGAAACAGCCCGCAGGAGGGCAATGCTCGATTCCGGAGTTTACCCTCCTGGTTCCCCCAGCAAGTAA
- the CHTOP gene encoding chromatin target of PRMT1 protein isoform X3, with the protein MAAQSAPKVVLKSTTKMSLNERFTNMLKNKQPMPVNIRASMQQQQQLASARNRRLAQQMENRPSVQAALKLKQKSLKQRLGKSNIQARLGRPIGTLARGAIGGRGLPIIQRGLPRGGLRGGRATRTLLRGGMSLRGRGMIGRGRGGFGGRGRGRGRGRGALTRPVLTKEQLDNQLDAYMSKTKGHLDAELDAYMAQTDPETND; encoded by the exons ATGGCTGCACAGTCAGCGCCGAAAGTTGTGCTAAAAAGCACCACCAAGATGTCTCTAAATGAGCG CTTTACTAATATGCTGAAGAACAAACAGCCGATGCCGGTGAACATTCGGGCTTCGatgcagcaacagcagcagctaGCCAGTGCCAGAAACAGAAGACTGGCCCAGCAGATGGAGAATAGACCCTCTGTCCAGGCAGCATTAAAACTTAAGCAG AAGAGCTTAAAGCAGCGCCTGGGTAAAAGTAACATCCAGGCACGGTTAGGCCGACCCATAGGGACCCTGGCCAGGGGAGCAATCGGAGGACGAGGCCTGCCCATAATCCAGAGAGGCTTACCCCGAGGAGGACTACGTGGGGGACGTGCCACCAGAACCCTGCTTAGGGGCGGGATGTCGCTCCGAG GTCGGGGTATGATAGGTCGGGGAAGAGGGGGCTTTGGAGGTCGAGGCCGAGGCCGTGGCCGAGGGAGAGGTGCCCTCACTCGCCCTGTACTGACCAAGGAGCAGCTGGACAACCAGTTGGATGCATACATGTCGAAAACAAAAGGACACCTGGATGCCGAGTTGGATGCCTACATGGCACAAACAGATCCAGAAACCAATGATTGA
- the S100A13 gene encoding protein S100-A13: MLGGREAGERRARAVCFLRHPGRSWTPPGRAGALLAPAPRLPRPPPTLPCGAPGVLMAAEPLTELEAAIETVVTTFFTFAGQEGRKGSLSISEFRELATQQLPHLLKDVGSLDEKMKSLDVNQDSELKFHEYWRLIGELAKEIRKERALEIRKK, encoded by the exons ATGCTGGGGGGGCGGGAGGCGGGCGAGAGGCGGGCCCGGGCGGTCTGCTTCCTCCGGCATCCAGGCAGAAGCTGGACACCTCCGGGCCGGGCTGGGGCTCTGCTCGCTCCTGCCCCCAGGCTCCCGCGCCCACCGCCCACCCTCCCCTGCGGCG CCCCAGGAGTCCTGATGGCAGCAGAGCCACTGACTGAGCTGGAGGCGGCCATTGAGACAGTGGTCACCACCTTCTTCACCTTTGCAGGGCAGGAAGGCCGGAAGGGCAGCCTCAGCATCAGTGAGTTTAGGGAACTGGCCACACAGCAGTTGCCTCACTTGCTCAAG GATGTGGGCTCCTTAGATGAGAAGATGAAGAGTTTGGATGTGAATCAGGACTCCGAGCTCAAGTTCCACGAGTACTGGAGACTGATAGGGGAGCTGGCCAAGGAGATCCGGAAGGAGAGGGCCCTGGAGATCCGGAAGAAGTAA